One Mycolicibacterium sp. TUM20985 genomic window, ATGCTGGTGCGCTCCGCCCCGGGGCTGCGCTACCGGGTGTACCGGCCTGCTGTCGTGGTCGGCGACTCCCGCACCGGCGAGATGGACAAGATCGACGGCCCCTACTACTTCTTCGGACTCCTGGCGAAGCTGGCCGCGCTGCCGAGCTTCACCCCGATGATGCTGCCCGACACCGGCCGCACCAACGTGGTCCCGGTGGACTTCGTCGTGGATGCGCTGATCTCACTGATGCACGCTCCCGACCGCGACGGGCAGACGTTTCACCTCACCGCACCGAAGGCGATTGGCCTCACACACATCTACCGGGGCGTGGCGAAGGAGGCCGGCCTGCCCGAACTCCTTGGCTCACTGCCGAGTTCGTTCGCCACCCCGTTCCTCAAGGCATCGGGGCGGGCCAAGATCCTGCGCAACATCGCGGCCACCCAACTCGGCATCCCCCCGGAGATCCTCGACGTCGTAGACCTGGCCCCGACGTTCACCTCGAACAACGCGACGGAGGCGTTGCGCAGCATCGGGATTCGCGTGCCCGAGTTCGCCTCCTACGCACCCCGGCTGTGGAGGTACTGGGCCGAGCACCTCGACCCCGACCGGGCGCGCCGCGACGATGCTGCCGGCCCGTTGGTCGGCAGGCACGTCATCATCACCGGCGCCTCGAGTGGCATCGGCCGGGCCTCGGCGATCGCCGTGGCCGAACGGGGCGGACGCGTCTTCGCCCTGGCGCGCAATGCGGAGGCACTCGACGACCTCATCACCGAAATCCGTGAATCCGGAGGCGACGCTTACGCATTCACCTGTGACGTCACCGATTCGGCCTCCGTCGACCACACCGTGAAGGACATCCTCGGTCAGTTCGGCCATGTCGACTATCTGGTGAACAACGCGGGCCGTTCGATCCGGCGGTCGGTGTCGGCGTCCACCGACCGGCTGCACGACTACGAACGCGTCATGGCGGTCAACTACTTCGGTTCGGTGCGGATGGTGCTCGCCCTGCTGCCCCATTGGCGCGAGCGCCGCTTCGGCCACGTGGTCAACGTGTCGAGCGCGGGCGTGCAAGCCAGCAACCCGCAGTACAGCGCGTACATCCCCAGCAAGGCGGCGCTGGACGCATTCGCCGAAGTGGTTGGCAGCGAGACGCTCTCGGAGCACATCACGTTCACCAGCATCCACATGCCGTTGGTGCACACCCCGATGATCGCGCCGTCGCGCAAGCTCAACCCGATGCCCGCGATCACCGCGGACCACGCGGCGGCGATGGTGGTGCGTGGGCTGGTGGACAAACCGGCGCGGATCGATACCCCGGTCGGCACGTTGGCCGACGCCGGCCACTACTTCGCCCCGCGACTGTCACGGCGCATCCTGCACCAGCTCTACCTCGGCTACCCGGATTCGGCAGCCGCCAGGGGCGTGACGCCACGTTCGGCCGAACCGTCGGACCGCGAGCCGCCCCGTCGACCCCAGCGACCAGCCCGCGCCGTCGGCGGGAGGCTCCGCGCACCGGGACCCGTCAAGTGGGCGGTCCGCCTGATGCCCGGTGTGCACTGGTAACGGGCCGGTCCTATCGTTGGCGAGGTGACGGGGCTCCAAGGCAGCGGTGACGGCCGGACGGTACGGCTCCCCGTCTTCGCGGACGTCGACACCGGTGTCGACGATGCGATGGCACTGGCCTATCTGCTGGGTAGCGCCGACGCCGATATCGTCGGCATCGCGTCCACGGCGGGCAACGTCCCCGTCGACCAGGTCTGCGTCAACAACCTCGGGTTACTCGCCCTTTGTGGAGTGAGCGACATCCCGGTGTCGCGGGGTGCGGAGCGGCCGTTGGCGACACCCTTGCGCACTGCGGAGGACACCCACGGCCCGGAAGGCCTCGGCTACGCGCGGCTGCCCGACGGGGTCGGACGTCTCACTGAGTACGACGCGGCGACGGCCTGGGTTCGGGCGGCACGGGATCATCCCGGCGAACTGGTCGGCCTGGTCACCGGACCGCTGACCAACCTGGCGCTGGCCATGCGCATCGAACCGAGCCTGCCGAGGCTCTTGCGACGGCTGGTCATCATGGGCGGCGCCTTCGACTACCGCGGCAACACCACCCCCGTCGCGGAATGGGACATCAGCGTCGATCCCGAGGCGGGCTCGGAGGTCTTCACCGTGTGGAGCGCGGCGTGGGGACTCGACGTACCGACGCACATTCCAATCGTGTTGGGGCTCAACCTGACCGAGCACATCGCCATGACTCCCGCCATCCTCAGCCGACTGTCGGCAGCCGCCGGGTCGGCCACCACCCCGATGAGCGTTCTCGATGACCGCGGTACGAGATCGGCGGCGTCCAATCCGCTGATCCGCGTGCTCGAGGATGCGATGCGCTTCTACTTCGAGTTCCACTTCGACCAAGGCGAGGGCTATCTCGCCCATCTGCACGATCCGCTCGCCGCCGCCGTGGCCCTTGACCCGGAACTGGTCGCATATCGACGGGCGACGATCGACGTCGAGCTGACCGGCACCCTCACCCGCGGAATGACGGTGGCCGACTGGCGGGGCCACTGGGGCCGACATGCCAACGCACTCATCGGCATCGAGGTCGACGCCGAGGCGTTCTTCAACCGGTTCATCTCGCGAGTGGGTCCCTTCGCCGCCTCGCTCGGCTGAGGGCTCGTCTGCACTTCCGTCAAATCGGGCGTTTCGACGCGTAGCGGGTGGGCATACCGCTCGATGCGCCTTCGGTAATCGACGACGTCAAGCCACGGCCAAGGGATGGAACCATGAACCTCACCCGGACGAAGAGCGTAGAACAGTCGATTGCCGACACCGAGGAGTCCGAACATCAGCTGCGCAAGGAGCTGGGTCCGGTGCAGCTCGTCGTCTTCGGCGTTGGCGTCATCCTGGGCACCGGCATCTTCGTCCTAACGGGTGAAGCAGCCGGCGAGAAGGCCGGGCCCGCGATCGCCCTGTCCTTCGTGTTCTCCGGTATCGCCTGCGCCTTGGCTGCGCTCTGCTACGCGGAGTTCGCCAGCACCGTGCCGGTGGCGGGGTCGGCGTACACGTTCTCCTACGCCAGCCTGGGTGAGCTGACCGCGTGGATCATCGGCTGGGATCTGATTCTGGAACTGGCGTTGGGGGCCAGCACCGTGGCCGTGGGGTGGTCGGGTTACTTCGTCGATCTCGTGTCGGGCGCCGGAATCGAGATCCCGGGCTGGGCCTACGGCGAGGGGCACAATCTGATCGCCGCCGCCGTCGTGCTGATCATCACCGCGGTACTTTGCTTTGGAATCAAGGTCTCCTCGCAGGTGAACGCGGTGTTCGTCGTCATCAAGGTCGCCATCGTCCTGCTGGTCATTATCGCGGGCATGTTCTTCATCAAGATGAGCAACTACTCGCCGTTCATCCCACCGTCGGGTTCGCCGGCCGCCTCGGGCGGTGAGGCCACTCCGTCGCTGCTGCAGGACCTGGGCATGTCACCCGGCGCGTTCGGCATCAGCGGCATCTTCACCGGCGCGGCCCTGGTGTTCTTCGCCTACATCGGCTTCGACATCGTCGCGACCGCGGCGGAGGAGACCAAGAACCCGCAGCGCGACATGCCGATCGGCATCTTCGGCTCGCTGGGCATTTGCACCGTGCTCTACGTCGCGGTGTCGCTGGTGGTGACCGGGATGGTGAAGTACACCGACATCAAGGTCGACGCTCCCCTGGCGGAAGCCTTCCGTTCGGTCGGACACCCCGCCTACGCGACGGTGATCTCGATCGGTGCCATCGTCGGCCTGACGACGGTCATCCTGGTGCTGATGCTGGGCCAGAGTCGGGTGTTCTTCGCGATGAGCCGAGATCGACTGCTGCCTCCGGCCTTCGCGAAGGTCAACCCCCGCTTCGGCACGCCTATCCGCACCACGATCGTGACCGGCGTAGTCGTCGCCTTGGTCTCGACGTTCGTCCCCTTGACCGCACTGGCCGAACTGGTGAACATCGGCACACTGTTCGCCTTCGTCCTGGTGGCCATCGGCGTGCTGGTGCTGCGCCGCACCCGGCCCGATCTGAAGCGGGCCTTCCGCTGCCCCTGGGTTCCGGTGGTGCCCGTGCTCGCGGTGCTCGCGGCGGTGTACCTGATGCTGAACCTGCCCGCCGCCACCTGGCTTCGGTTCTTGATGTGGATGGCTCTGGGCGTCGTGGTCTACTTCGTCCATGGCCGCCGCAGCAGCCGGCTCGCGACCGACCCGGAGTACGCCCGCAGCTCCGCGGCCGACGGTGACAACCAGCCTGCGCGTTCAGCCGATCATTCGTAGACCCCCTCGAGGAACCACTGCCGCTGCCGATAGCACAGCAGCATCGCCCGATCGGTGACGTCACCTCGACCACCCGGCACCTCGATCAGCACCTGCACCCGCGCCGTTCGCCCCGACCCCTTACCCGATGTCCCAGGGTCCCACCACCTCTCGTCGACGGGCCACGGCCCGGCCCACCATCTCAACCTGCCCGACCTACCGTCTCCGGTGAGACGCACCGGGTCGGCGGAGAACATCCCCCGGCCCGTCACCCGCACGGGGTTGCCATCGGAGTCGAGCAGTTCGACCGGATCGTCGAGCAGCACGGTCGGTGCCGGTTCGGGGAGCTGCCCGGGCCACGGCTGACCGGGGTCGGCCCGTGGCACCGGTTCGTCACCCAACGGTGTGAGGGTGATGCGTTCGGCGGGCCCACGGCCGCCGCTGAGCACCGGCACCCGAACCGAGTCCGGCCCAAGCAGTCCCTGAACCCGCACCAGGGCCCGACGGGCTCGCAGTCGGTCGTCATCACCGGAGGAACCCCAGAGCGGCAGCTGCAACGCCGACGCCGAGACCACCTCCACCGGATGCAGGCGCAAGGTGGTGATCGGGCCACTGAGTCCGGCGGGCCGGCCCGGACGACGCTGGTTCAGCCACCCGTCGAGCTGCCAGCGCACCCGGTCGGCCGTGGCGTCCTCGGTCAACGGTTCGGCACACCGCCAGACCCGTTGCATCTCCTCACCGTTGGCCGTGATCGCATGGATCGCCAACCGGGTGCAGCCGACCCCCGCCGCCTCCAGGCTGCGATGCAGCTCACCGGCCAGCGACCGCCCGGCGAACGCAGCGGCATCCACTCGATCCACCGGCGGATCGCAGTCCATGACGGCATCGAGGTCCTGGGGCGCATCTAGTCCCGACGGTCCGCGCGTGGGCTCCCCGCGAGCGAACCGGTGAGCGGTGATCGCGTCGGCGCCGAAGCGGGACGCCACGTCGGTGCGCGATAGTGCCGCGAACTGACCTATGCTGCGAATTCCCATGCGCCACAACAGATCAGCCAAGTCATCGCGACCGGGTGCCGCCAGGCTCGGTTCGGTGGCGAGTTGCCGGATCGACAGGCCGGCCAGGAAGGACGCATCCGCACCGGGATCGACGATGCAGCCGGCACGGGCGGCGAACACTGCGGTGGACAACTGATCGGCGATGCCGACCTGGCACTCCGCTCCGGCCGCGGCGACCGCATCGACGAGCCGCTCCGAGGCGGCCTGCTCCGACCCGAAGTAGCGCGCCGCCCCACGCACTGACAACACCAGCAGGCCCGGCCGCAGCACCTCCGCCCGCGGAACGACCTCGTCCACCGCCGCCGTCACGCCTTCGAAGTGACGGGCATCGCGGCCGGGATCTGCGGCGGCGACGTGGATCTGAGGACAGCGAGCCTGAGCCTCCCTGCGGCGCAACCCTCTTCGCACTCCGGCCGAGCGCGCCGACGCCGAACACGCGACGACGCGATTGGCCAGGGTGACCGCTACCGGGTCGGTCGCAGGCAGACCCGCCGCGGCCGCCGCCGCCACCGCGGGCCAGTCCATGCACCAAATGGCCAGCACCCGGCCGGGCATGTCATCCGCCCACTACCCGAGCATGGCCGCCTACCCGACCAGAGGCCCTGGTGGCCAACCGCACCCGGCTGATGCGTCCGCACCCCGGCGTGGGCGCACCGGAACCGCCCCCGGTCACCTCATAACCGCAGACCCTCGACTCCAGTCGAGCCGATGCCCCGTGCCAATCCCCGTCGGTGACCAGGAGGGTGCACCCCTTCTGGCGGGCCCTCGCCGTCACCGCACGCGCCCTGGTCGGTGTCACCGATCGACCGCCAAGGCCGAGCACCACCAGATCCAGCCCGTCCATCAACACCGCGGCCACCTCCACCGGATCGGCACCGGGGTCGGGGATCACCGCGAGCCGGCTGAGGTCGGCACCCATCTCGACGGCGGCGAGCAGCCCCACATCGGGCTGGCCCACGATGGCCGCATGCCCACCTGCCGCCGTCACCGCCGCCACCAGTTGCAAGGGCAGCGACCGGGCTCCCGACAACACCGCGACCGTGCCGCGGGGCAACGACTGGGGCAGGAGGTCGGACAATGATTCCGGTATCGGCAGCAAAGTTTCAGAGGCCGGCAGCGAGGCAGGTGACGGCATGGCTCCGCGTCGCGTCGAACCCGCTGGCCCCGACAACCTCCCACTGACCTCGGCCATCTTGCGCCGCAGGTGTTCTACCTGTTCAGCGCGATTTAGCGAGGGTTGAGCAACACGCATCACCGCTGTCACAACAGCACCTCTCGCATCATCCGACTCTCCCGCACCGATCCCCGTATTCGAAAGTATGTTCGATACGACGAGTAAACACTCACCCTCCGACACGGTCAAGCGGATCAGGGGGTCGAGGCGGTGCAGACCGGAGGGTGGTATACGCCTCCAGAGAAATGCCCGGACGGGCACCCCGGCATACGTTAGAGTTCGGTGGCCGGAACCCGCTTCGGGATGGGACTGGTGCGCGCGTCCAACTAAGGACCGTGCGGAATCGCCTGGCGGTTCGCCGAAGATCATGTGTTGACAATTCGGGGATTGAGTAAGGAACACATCATGAGGTCACATCGTCTGGCTCGCCGTATCGGGGCCTACGCGGGAGGCGCCGCCATCGTCGCGATGGTCGGGCTGACCGCTGCGTGCGGCGGCGGTTCGGAGAAGGCTCCCGAAACGTCGACCACCACGACCACCACCGCACCTTCGGTGACGCCCACCGAGAAGTCGATCAACCCGACGGGCGGCAACCTCTTCACCCCTCCGGTCAAGGCGCCCCCCGCCCCGACCGCCATTCCCGGCGACAACTGACATCACGCGGTCTCGTCAGTTCTCCGCGGGACCGTTTCAGAACGACACCATGCCGTCACCCACTGTGACATCACCACCGGCCAGGCGCATCAGCGTCTGGCCGTGGTTGTTGCCGGTCATCCTGGTCGGTGTTCTGGCGCTCGCCTCGGATCTGCGGACCACACCGAGCGCCGGAACGCCCAACCTCATCGATGGTCCCTTCGCCTCGTTGTTGGCCGCCTCGACCGATCTCGGTCCGGCGCGCGGCGATCACGTCCAGTTGACCGCCATGCTGAACGACCACCGTCGCCCAGATGAGTTGATCGGCTGGGCGGATCGGCACGGTCTGTCCGTGCAATGGCGGGCCAGCGACGGCTGGGCCGTGGTCGAGGGCGCGCCCGACCACGTGGCGGACGCCTTCCGCGTCGAGGTTCACGACTACCGCGGCCAGCGCGGTCAGGAGTTCTACGCCTCACCGCAGCAGCCGGAGGTGCCCCCGCCACTGCGTGACGAGGTCGATCAACTGGGCCGAATCCTCAGTTACACACCGCATCACGAATCGCGCCCGGACATCCTGCCGTTGGACGTGCCCGATCGTGGGCTGACCCCCACCGCGCTCCTCAACACCTACAACGCAGCGGGCTTGGCGCGCACCGGTTTCACCGGCAAGGGCACCACGATCGTCATCTTCGCCTTCAACGGTTTCGGCCAATCCGATCTCGACACGTTCGCCGAGCTGAACGGGCTTCCCAAGTTCACTCCGACCGTCGTCGGCGACGAGCTGCCCGAACCCTATGGCGAGACCACGATGGATCTCGAAGTCGCCCATGCGATTGCACCCGATGCCAGGAAGGTCGTCGTCAACGCCCGTCCGACCGTCGAGGGCGACGGCGCCTTCCAGAAGATCGGCCAGATGATGGAGGACACCGATCGGCGGTTCCCCGGCGCGATCTGGAGCCTGTCGATCGGCTGGGGTTGCGACAAGCTGCTCACCGCAGCGGATTTGGCCCCGGTTCGCTCTGCGCTCGCGACCGCCCACACCCATGGCACCACGGCCTTCAACGCCAGCGGTGATCTCGCCGGGCTGGAGTGCAAGGGTGGTGACGACTGGGACTCCCCACCTGGGCCGGCCGACGTGGGGCTGGATTCCATTGCCTCCCTTCCCGAGATGACCAGTGTCGGTGGCACCACCCTGTCCACCGATTCCCAGGGCAAGTGGTTGGCCGAGCAGGCCTGGTTCGACGTCCCGCTCTCGCAGGGCACCGGCGGCGGGGTGTCGACACTGTTCGAACTGCCGCCATGGCAGGACGTGGCGGTCGAACAGGTTCCCGCTGAACGCAATACGGGCAATAGACTGACCCCCGACATCTCCGCCGTCGCCGACCCGTTCACCGGGGTGAAGATAGTGCTCAACGGCGACAACGTGGTTGGTGGCGGGACCTCGCAATCGGCGCCCATCTGGGCGGGCCTGGCCGCAGTGATGACACAGTTCCTGACCGCCAACGGTGGCGGTCCGATCGGCGACATCAACCCCCTGCTGTACCGCATCGCGGAGGGCGCACCGCTTCCCGCGTTCCGCGACGTCACCCTCGGCGGGAACGCCGTCGACACCGCGGGACCGGGTTATGACCTGGTCAGCGGTCTAGGCACACCGGACGTCGACAACCTCGCCCGCAACCTGCTTACCTTCCAGAGGATCGCGCAATGACTACCCCACCGGAAACGGACGGCCCGACACCGGGAATGGTCGAGTGCCGGGTCTGTCAGACGGAAGTGCCGGAAGGTGAATTCTGCGGCCTCTGCGGCATCCCCCTCAAGGACCACGGCACGTCGGGCCCGTGGTGGCTGCGTCTCAAGGCGTACAGCGCATCACCCGGTGAACACCTGCTGAGACCGAACATCGTCAGCTCGCTCTTCCCTCATCTGTCACCGAGTTCACGCATGCCGTTCCTGCTCGGCCTCGGCGTGATCCTCGTCGCCCTGATCGCCGCCACCTTGTTCCGCCTGCCCGCGGCACTGATCACCGTCGCCGCCCTTGGCCTGCCCCTGCTGTTCCTCATCTATCTGCAGGAGTCCGACGTCTACGACGACGTTCCCACCGGCACGCTGGTGGCGGCGGCCGGACTCGGCATCGGCCTAGGTGTCGGATGGGTGCTCCTGACCGGGGCGGTGGTGGCCCAGGCCTATGACGTAGGGCTGGGCGCGGGCATCGCCGGATCACGAATACTTCGCGACGGCTTGGGCATTCCCATCGCCGGCATGCTGTTGATGCTCACCCCCGCGGTGGTCGTGCGGTTGTTCCGGTCGGGGCAGCGAGAATCCCTGGACGGCTTCGCCATCGGAGCGCTCGGTGCGTTGATGTTCACGGCGGCAGCGCAAATGACACGGCTGGCTCCGCAGTTCGCCGGCGGCATGATCGCCAAGTCCAGACCGATGAGCGGCCTGCTGGTCGAGGCGGGTATCCGCGGCATCGCGGTGCCGCTGACGGCGACCGCGGTGGGTGGCCTCATCGGCACGGCATTGTGGTTCACCAGACCGGCGAACAAGAAGGAACAGCACCGCAATTACGTGCGCCTCGCCCTCACGGTCTTCGCGCTGGTCGTCATGACGATGTACGCGCTGCTGGGATTGATCGACGTGGCGCGGTTCCCACAGCTGCTGCAGTTGACGATCCATCTCGCCGTGGCCGCCGTCGCCGTGCTCGCCCTGCGCGTCGGTCTGCACCTCGCACTGCTGTACGAGGCGCACGACGAGATCCTCTCCGATGAGCCGCTGCTGTGCCCGCACTGCAATCACGTCGTGCCGGACATGGCGTTCTGCGCCGCCTGCGGGGCGGCCACCCGGGCGTCGTCACGGTCGTCGCGCAGTGCTCGGCGGGAAACCCGGCCGGTGCGCGTCGACACGGGGCCCGAGCCGGGGACGGACGCG contains:
- a CDS encoding SDR family oxidoreductase — encoded protein: MRYVVTGGTGFIGRRIVSSILSRDEGSEVWVLVRRGSLTRFERLAEQWGARAKPLVGDLTAPNLGLTEEVLTELGAVDHVVHCGAVYDVTADEAAQRAANVDGTTAVIDLAVRVDATLHHVSSIAVAGTFDGEYTEADFDVAQDLPTPYHQTKFEAEMLVRSAPGLRYRVYRPAVVVGDSRTGEMDKIDGPYYFFGLLAKLAALPSFTPMMLPDTGRTNVVPVDFVVDALISLMHAPDRDGQTFHLTAPKAIGLTHIYRGVAKEAGLPELLGSLPSSFATPFLKASGRAKILRNIAATQLGIPPEILDVVDLAPTFTSNNATEALRSIGIRVPEFASYAPRLWRYWAEHLDPDRARRDDAAGPLVGRHVIITGASSGIGRASAIAVAERGGRVFALARNAEALDDLITEIRESGGDAYAFTCDVTDSASVDHTVKDILGQFGHVDYLVNNAGRSIRRSVSASTDRLHDYERVMAVNYFGSVRMVLALLPHWRERRFGHVVNVSSAGVQASNPQYSAYIPSKAALDAFAEVVGSETLSEHITFTSIHMPLVHTPMIAPSRKLNPMPAITADHAAAMVVRGLVDKPARIDTPVGTLADAGHYFAPRLSRRILHQLYLGYPDSAAARGVTPRSAEPSDREPPRRPQRPARAVGGRLRAPGPVKWAVRLMPGVHW
- a CDS encoding nucleoside hydrolase; the encoded protein is MALAYLLGSADADIVGIASTAGNVPVDQVCVNNLGLLALCGVSDIPVSRGAERPLATPLRTAEDTHGPEGLGYARLPDGVGRLTEYDAATAWVRAARDHPGELVGLVTGPLTNLALAMRIEPSLPRLLRRLVIMGGAFDYRGNTTPVAEWDISVDPEAGSEVFTVWSAAWGLDVPTHIPIVLGLNLTEHIAMTPAILSRLSAAAGSATTPMSVLDDRGTRSAASNPLIRVLEDAMRFYFEFHFDQGEGYLAHLHDPLAAAVALDPELVAYRRATIDVELTGTLTRGMTVADWRGHWGRHANALIGIEVDAEAFFNRFISRVGPFAASLG
- a CDS encoding amino acid permease; this encodes MNLTRTKSVEQSIADTEESEHQLRKELGPVQLVVFGVGVILGTGIFVLTGEAAGEKAGPAIALSFVFSGIACALAALCYAEFASTVPVAGSAYTFSYASLGELTAWIIGWDLILELALGASTVAVGWSGYFVDLVSGAGIEIPGWAYGEGHNLIAAAVVLIITAVLCFGIKVSSQVNAVFVVIKVAIVLLVIIAGMFFIKMSNYSPFIPPSGSPAASGGEATPSLLQDLGMSPGAFGISGIFTGAALVFFAYIGFDIVATAAEETKNPQRDMPIGIFGSLGICTVLYVAVSLVVTGMVKYTDIKVDAPLAEAFRSVGHPAYATVISIGAIVGLTTVILVLMLGQSRVFFAMSRDRLLPPAFAKVNPRFGTPIRTTIVTGVVVALVSTFVPLTALAELVNIGTLFAFVLVAIGVLVLRRTRPDLKRAFRCPWVPVVPVLAVLAAVYLMLNLPAATWLRFLMWMALGVVVYFVHGRRSSRLATDPEYARSSAADGDNQPARSADHS
- a CDS encoding DNA polymerase Y family protein — its product is MPGRVLAIWCMDWPAVAAAAAAGLPATDPVAVTLANRVVACSASARSAGVRRGLRRREAQARCPQIHVAAADPGRDARHFEGVTAAVDEVVPRAEVLRPGLLVLSVRGAARYFGSEQAASERLVDAVAAAGAECQVGIADQLSTAVFAARAGCIVDPGADASFLAGLSIRQLATEPSLAAPGRDDLADLLWRMGIRSIGQFAALSRTDVASRFGADAITAHRFARGEPTRGPSGLDAPQDLDAVMDCDPPVDRVDAAAFAGRSLAGELHRSLEAAGVGCTRLAIHAITANGEEMQRVWRCAEPLTEDATADRVRWQLDGWLNQRRPGRPAGLSGPITTLRLHPVEVVSASALQLPLWGSSGDDDRLRARRALVRVQGLLGPDSVRVPVLSGGRGPAERITLTPLGDEPVPRADPGQPWPGQLPEPAPTVLLDDPVELLDSDGNPVRVTGRGMFSADPVRLTGDGRSGRLRWWAGPWPVDERWWDPGTSGKGSGRTARVQVLIEVPGGRGDVTDRAMLLCYRQRQWFLEGVYE
- a CDS encoding S53 family peptidase gives rise to the protein MPSPTVTSPPARRISVWPWLLPVILVGVLALASDLRTTPSAGTPNLIDGPFASLLAASTDLGPARGDHVQLTAMLNDHRRPDELIGWADRHGLSVQWRASDGWAVVEGAPDHVADAFRVEVHDYRGQRGQEFYASPQQPEVPPPLRDEVDQLGRILSYTPHHESRPDILPLDVPDRGLTPTALLNTYNAAGLARTGFTGKGTTIVIFAFNGFGQSDLDTFAELNGLPKFTPTVVGDELPEPYGETTMDLEVAHAIAPDARKVVVNARPTVEGDGAFQKIGQMMEDTDRRFPGAIWSLSIGWGCDKLLTAADLAPVRSALATAHTHGTTAFNASGDLAGLECKGGDDWDSPPGPADVGLDSIASLPEMTSVGGTTLSTDSQGKWLAEQAWFDVPLSQGTGGGVSTLFELPPWQDVAVEQVPAERNTGNRLTPDISAVADPFTGVKIVLNGDNVVGGGTSQSAPIWAGLAAVMTQFLTANGGGPIGDINPLLYRIAEGAPLPAFRDVTLGGNAVDTAGPGYDLVSGLGTPDVDNLARNLLTFQRIAQ
- a CDS encoding zinc ribbon domain-containing protein, whose product is MTTPPETDGPTPGMVECRVCQTEVPEGEFCGLCGIPLKDHGTSGPWWLRLKAYSASPGEHLLRPNIVSSLFPHLSPSSRMPFLLGLGVILVALIAATLFRLPAALITVAALGLPLLFLIYLQESDVYDDVPTGTLVAAAGLGIGLGVGWVLLTGAVVAQAYDVGLGAGIAGSRILRDGLGIPIAGMLLMLTPAVVVRLFRSGQRESLDGFAIGALGALMFTAAAQMTRLAPQFAGGMIAKSRPMSGLLVEAGIRGIAVPLTATAVGGLIGTALWFTRPANKKEQHRNYVRLALTVFALVVMTMYALLGLIDVARFPQLLQLTIHLAVAAVAVLALRVGLHLALLYEAHDEILSDEPLLCPHCNHVVPDMAFCAACGAATRASSRSSRSARRETRPVRVDTGPEPGTDAP